The sequence below is a genomic window from Montipora capricornis isolate CH-2021 chromosome 14, ASM3666992v2, whole genome shotgun sequence.
TACTTTATTCCTGTTCAGCTCTGCTATCTCTTTGCTATCTCAGCTGTATCTCCCCCAAACAGGAATTCATCTGCGGGATTTGTTGAGCTACACAGACCTTTAGTAAACTCGCTCTTAAACTGGGGTCTCATGGCATCCCTTCGTCTTAGGTTCAACTCATAATTAGAAGCCATAGCTAAAGTTATACCATCTAGGCATGTAGTGATCACTTGTTTCGCTGATTTGGTTTTCAATAGAGTCTCAGCCACCTCCAGCTGACAGTTCACAGAAGCAATTAACAGGGCTTGAGTGGACTGAAATTTTGTATCATTGACCAGGGTATTGCCCGGAATTTCATTCCAGGTGCTTGGCTCACATTTAGgtaacttcaaattaacatTTTGTGGTGTGCTATGACGTTTGACCATGGCTTTACTTTGGTATTGACTTATTCTTTGTAAGCATAATTTATTAACGACTCCGGCCACTTTGCCATTAATTTTGGGACCCTTGGTATCTATATTCAGGTCAAGTTGACTATCGTAGTCTACGATATCACTCTCATCATTCCTGGGCTTATCCTGAGGTGACTCGATATCTTCAGAGTCGTTTACAGGATTCTTGACTTCTTGATGAATGTCCCCCGGAGAGGAGTCATTACTCCTTTCTCCGACTTCATCGACTTGTTCATGTGAATAATCATTCTCTACATATTGATATTCATTAAAGgtggcaaaattttgatttagCCGTTCAAGGCTTTCTAAAATCGCTCGGTTTACTGAACTCTGTTCCAATAAAGTTGATTGCTTAAGGCCGCTCACTGGCTGACCTTTTGCTCAGACGTGCTCTAACTGGAGTCACCGGCCTCTGACATGACCTATCAATAAAGAAAAGGTCAAATAAGCTTCAATCGTGAGGCAAAATGtttgacaaacaaaatggcggtcacgTTCCAGCGACTCGCTCGTGACGAATAAATCCAAAAAGATTCATTGTAAAGTAAAATGACTCGTACAGAGcccaaatttacttcaaatatatattttaggAGATACACTTACCTCAAGTAGCACGAAGAAGCAATAATCGTCTGAAAGTCGGTCAAAAAAGGTGGATAAAATCCAACAGTGCTCAAAGACGTCTTCTCCCTTCGGTTGGTCTTGGTTcaatgattgtgacgtcatttcCCGGTAGGCTTCGTTCGTTCTTCATGTCAGTTCGAAGGTTACGgtttatgggatagaaatatatatttacaaTCAGGATTATTTTACATAATTGCAAAGTATTGTTTACGACTTCATTTACCTTGAATTGGTTtcacatttaaaattatttccatGGGTTGATTTTCAATTGGTGCTGTTTTCTTCTCCTGCCAATGAATATATTTTCGTCTCTTTGTCCTTTTCTCTTACTTTTACACTGTCCTGTTAAACCGTCCTGTTGGTGAACTTCAATTAACTAAACTAATTTCATCCATTAAACTTATATCAGTCTTTTAAACACTTGTTTATCCTATGTCTATGGTAATGACTtatgtaatttatttattgCATGTAATTTTGCTCGAAATAAGTGCTTCAATTATTGTGGTAATTTTTAGTTGAGTTGTCTTGTAATTTGTTTTCTAGAAATGACACTTTACGTTATCGCCCTTTCTTTGTactgtttattttgtaattGGCCTGTTTATCACATAACGGAGTGAAACTTGTATTTGACTGCCGAGAGAAAAATTATCTTTAAATATATATGTAGGGGTTGTGGGCTGAGGGTTATGAGTATTATTGGTACTTTTGTGGGGAGTGTCACAACATTAGTTTTACAAAAACAGGGGACGGTTTAAGATTTATTTGGAAAAATTAATCTGAATTCTCCAGcttccccccccctccttcaataATAAATGTACCTTCCCtgaccccgccggacagggcttaattaacttcagtgaacgtttGTATTACAaggctgtcagatgctcagagtgcacgcttaaacttgtggtgaaaagaagttgtgagggaacttgaaaatgataaaCATGTCAGCCAAGAATCCAATGAtactcgattcccttttattttcttcaatgtttctgggttcagtactttgctagtaaccacatgttttctcagggggctatttacccaatacgtctaccatggcactacaacgATAtgcaataccaaaacaatatcgtgcactgttagagctacataatacgcaaagaaaacttgaatcTCTTAGAAGACAACACGCAGCttagttgacaatatggaatgaatcgctgtgttacttcattaccacacgtaagcaatgcgtgtctattttttctaaagatgactggaatttcttttttctgacAAGTGTttaattaataggctggtagccaggtttttaacctcagaaaaggatctgtttcgtcgtgtgagccaaagggtcTCTTCCGGTATGACttgtgggtgaccccttaaatggttttaatgacccccgacttgaaaaaattgcctggaacgctgtacgtaccacaggcaacccagcgTACGCttacggagcgtctagttatcTAAAGGCCGCATTAATGTGTATAGTAAGTCTAAAACGAGCAATTTGGTTCCATGCAATCATATGccaaaggaaaaacatttcAGGCGGAGCATTAACCATCCTCGTCAAAAACGCAATTAGTCAAAAATCCCAGGGAGCCCAATATAATGTTCGGTATTGCCTGTTAGAGGGTCGATACATGTTTCCAGAAATTATCGTGATAATCATTGACTTGATTGAAAAACCCAACAGTCTAAAAATTCTCTTTGACAATGCATGGTATTCCTCCGTAACGACTATGTAAAACCAGCACCACTGCAAGTACAGAATGAGTGTAAATGTGTAGCTGTGCCCAGGTCAGCTTCATTTGACTTCCAAATTACTTGCTAAACCACTTAAAACGCATTCAAAGGAAGACATTTTCAATCATTAACCCCAATGTTAATTATGCGAACGCACTTTCATCTTTTAATCTAGATGATTCATTCAAATTAATTCCACTTTTTTTTTGTGGCTATCATGGAGTATAACGCGCATCGCTTACAAAAGCTTTCGCCACCCTTGTATCGCCTGAGAGGTGTTTTTGGGCGCACGCGCACTTATGATATAAGCTTTATCGCCAACTGGGCCAAAAATAGGTTCCTTACGGGTTAATGTAATCGTGTGAATAATCTCTATAGTGGAATTAGATTTAAATACCTCTATATATTCCTGTTAAGTTTTGAACAATTTAAGTGTTCAGTTTATCCTAAACAATTTATTATTACATATCCCGTTTTAAGACATTATATATTTATACTGTAATGCACTGCACAATTCAGCCCTAATTGGCTGTAAGTATCTATTTCGATTGTGAGCGTAATCCCACGTCATTCGTGTTAGACCCCGAAAGAAATATCGCCAAAGATTTACCCATCAACTAGAACGTCCTACAGGGGGACCCTTTAGAACCCTTTCCCTTTGTCACTTGTTCAGTCCCAGTTGCTTCGGAACACTATCTTACCATCGATCTGATGCTATCAACTGGAAAAGGCCACAAAATCGCTTCATTAACAAGACACCTTAGCTCAATCCATTTCGATTTTTCTCTAagaccttaaaaaaaaaaaaagaaaagttcctCTTCCAAACCGAGTTCGGAGGCCGTAAGTTATATTAACCTGGAATTGTATTTATATCAGCTCACGGGCGAGAAGCACAGAGGCCATAAGCTTTAACTAGGGTAAGGCCCGtcttaaacgtcgcattttacatgtgccgaatctaatgcaaaaaaaaaaaaacaatagatttttctcatttgcattagattcggcacatgtaaaatgcgacgtttaaaacgggccgaAGGCATGAGAAAACCAGGTAAATCGTACGTTTTAATCGCAGAAGATCATACGAACTTAGAAAAATTATGCTATTAAGAGAAaatttgctgaaaaaaaaaaaaaacgtgtcccatgttctttctttttacgtGCCAAACATTTTCTAGGTATATTGGCTTTGGTCATTGATGGAGATTAAATGAAGTGTCATATTTGCACTGCGGACGGATATGAAATGAATTTTGGACAAATTTGTCATCGTAGTTGGGAAACAACTTATTTTGTTGTATTTCCAAAGAAACGGTATACTGAGTTATACAAATTCCAGAACAGGACTGCAATTTATGGTCTCAACCGTGTAATTGCGTTGGTCCCTGTTCTACCACTAGAAATTAAGAGATCTCGCTGACAAATAACAAATTCCGACCGTTTTGTACTTTGAGTTCAAATATTTCTGAAGTTGGTTAAGCGATTGCCTATTAGGTGCAGGATGATAACTTTCTTCACTAGACTTTCTCAAActccttatttatttatttatttattttatttatgttcccgaatcgtcaagtatcaccacagaagacaagaacatcattctaaaagcttattctacgcaataagtaggttctggaggtaattttgagagtggaaatcacgTTTACGACAGACGATAATAACAAACGTATAATTTATATTTAACTAGACGCTCGATGAGCGTATACTGGGCTGCCTggggtacgtgttactcaaaaacagaagggactgagttgagTGATATTGAATTACAGCGTTCCAGTCaaatttttcaagttgggggtcattaagaccatttaaggggtcacccagaagtcgtgctaGCAGAGGCCCATTCGCTCACACGCTGATACGACGAATCAGATCTTtctctgaggttaaaaacttggctaccagccaggagcccatcacaaGGAGCGTGCAACctaactatacttgtgcaacggcgttttcaccaGTAAGGTTATCttatgagactcccacaggagcccgatgaccagttacaagaaattaagctgacgtcattgggtcaccgaaccgtaactgactttgttttttgacctaattcgtgggaagggctagtctaaaaataaacctacttgtgaaaacgccgtttcgcagacgctgtatggaagttgcacgctccaggatgggctcctgctaccagcctattaatcattaatattttgtcagaaacaaaaaaacaaaaccctgccatctttagaaaaaataggcacgcatcgcATACGTGTGGTaatgcagtaacacagcgctttattccatatagtccactttggaaaataccataataatctttgtctgtccccccaaattttgcataagcattgtttccagtttctcttggaacttacactggtcccaagagaaaacaaaaaacaatgctcatgcaaaatttggggggacaaaaaaaaagtattatgatattttccgaagtggcctattgtcaactgagctgcgttttgtcttccaggatattcaagttccatatgtagctctaatagtacacgatgggaggcgcggtggcctcatggttaaagtgctcgactccggatcgagtggtccgggttcggttCCTGGATGgggatattgtgttgtgttcttgggcaagacccCTTACTCCaaccaacacgatctcttcctcaaatgaaggattatcagtcattgtcactttgccttaaatgaagtattttcCTCCATTCtgaccactctgtcccaggacttgttgtagcaaataaaaagaaaaaagtaaaagcagcccctgaacaggatttgaacccggagcacccacttcgaaggaactgtttttatccatttaaccactaaagatcaactgactagaaaatgtgccgattatttaccaaaactaattagtatatatataaaattattgctgaataatggttaatcTCAAGCTTGATTTTAGAAtcgttagctttctcttgaagctgggtaaccgacatttttcagctcgcttcttagcgggtgttaatacacgtttacagcggcacttttggaagaaaaagttattgacattaattaaaaatgacatcctcgcagttagtgatgtggtagtctagtggttaagtgaaggggctattaattacacgtttccaggttcgagtcctgtgagtccagacattagggttctgcttttaaaagaaatatgttcatttcccatgatccctatcaagctttcagtgtccaaaatgaacgataatacttcatttggaagaaagtgacaatgaagaataatccttcaatagaccattttacagttgtagctaagttacctggcctaagaatggaagcgaggctgccggtgaccctgttttgatacaaacctccgtgcttttgtaatgttaatatggactaattagaattacaacaacaccaTTTacgtgataaaagcagtgggggctgtatcaatgcaaggtcaccggcagcctcgcagccattcataggctaggtagCTGAgcaaaaaactgtaaaatgacctattgagggagagacttggttgctCAACAGTGCTTCTATCCAGCGAGGTGTATAAGTGGGTACCGGTGAATTGCTGGGGGTAAcactgcgatggactagcatccccatccaggggggagtagaaatactcctagtcgtttTATGCTAATGAagccggagataagtgccggcctgattgggccttctggctcgtaagcagagactttactttattttcaatagtacacgatattgtcttaggtaaatagccacCTGAGgagacatgtggttactcgcacagtactaaacccagaaagattgaagaaaataaaagggaatccagagacattggcttctaggctgacatgttgatcatttccaactTTCCTGGcatcttttcaccacaagtttaagcgtgcactctgagcatctgacagctttgtaatacaaaagtttacTGTAGTTAAACCCTATCctgcggggttagtatctggatgggttgacctaaaaaatataccaccagtccgtaacagaagcatagaaccgaaaattatattttaacgcccaaaaatgcgaactaagcgaGGTagagattttgttagcttgctttatgcaaaacaaatattgaagcagaAGTGAATGAATACACagttttaggaagagcagaaggaagttttaggtatggtcgatcgagaataaaatattttgtcaccagcaacaacatttacgacatgaaaagaACATtgattttgaaccgcgaatataaaaggTTACGATCAGGGacaaacatttcgggagatttttgccacacgttcaattttgttattgtacttttggctgcacaggtaaagcgcaaaatcgaaagtgacatttactcgcgaaacaatgaagcatctgtgtcaaatggtGGCAAGATACAAGGTTTCTGAtctgtttttgttggttttctatttctttcaagtgttataaagtttgtcaaaaaatgtgcgaattcaacacaaagatcacaatcgcctaactcttaaggttgaccattgtttctgcaaagtcaaaagtttactctccaagatgaggttatttatcaccaggtaattccatcgttttggaaatagcagctactttattattcatcagcgtcacaattttttggtgattttggggctcattttgttgaaactcaagcacgcttccaacagacctgtttattttcgtgaacccttcctgcttacagagcactGCCACAAAAATCCCcttgtatcacatttcaacacatgtatgcaaatttgttaagctcgaaatttacacaacatgatataaAAATTCACAAAGCCGGGCTGGAAATTTTACATAaacattttccagcgaaacggttattgaaacaaacaatatatttgctattagaggcaaaaaaacccttcctatttcaattgcgtgcgcgCAAACAAACACACAATCTGTGTTATAGAGcatatgcatttaaataaatttctgacagttcataTCCAACCCTCTTCGAAAGAGCCTTGACCGTAAATGATGAAGCACAAAAGGCACAACAagatttcattcaaataatccttcactgtcacaagccaaaaatgggcaacaagcttcctttcaaataatttttgactaacaagaattagtgaaatttctaattgttaccggaagactgtgcagaattgccattgtaaaaacaaatggaaattagccagacaacagagaccacagatccaagttgttcaattccttctctgtctttgttaaacccataagttactaaacaattttccacttgatttcagtgttgtacaaaacaccacacttgtacaatattaATAGAACTACAGCTCAATTTGATGacgtctcgacgggcgacagattattgttatttatttagttagttGTCGCAATACTtttaagtgttggtttttgatgagagggataaaccggagtacccgggggaaAAAAACCCTCTCGGAGCagattagagaaccaacaaactcaacccacatatgacgccgaatctggaaatcgaacccgggccacattggtgggaggcgagtgctctcccCCCAGTGCGCCAGCTCTGCTTCCGTTAGGGAGGTAAGAGATTTACAGCTGCTGCTACTCCTAAAGCTTGTCAATATGAGAAAATGTGTTACAACTAGTTCGTTATTTGCTCATGAACACGAGAGAATTTGCATAACCGGATATATCAGACACAGCTAATCATCGAAACCAAGAGGGTTAAAAAATAGGGAGATGACTAAGATTAACAGGTTCTTTGATTTCTTTAACACACTTTGTACATGTAGCAACAAATTCGTATGCTGTTTAGACAAAGTTTAAAAGTAATGATGATGTCAGCAAAGGTTCCCTTTTATACTCAAGAAAGCCTATAGTCGGTACTTTGGAACACCAATTAACCAAAAACTGGTGAGGAGGAACCCAAGTAGAATTTTGGGTCTTGTAGTGCTAAAACAATTTTCTGTAGCCTGCGGGCAAGTTCTCAGTGAGAGGATGGAGATATGAGTTGTGAAAGAGAGGAGTGGCGACTGCTGCCTCCTCTGATCTCAAGTTTCAATTCGCGTGTAAAATTGAGAGCTTGCTGCTTACAGACTtcttaataatgataatgataatgataataataataataataataataataataatagtatttaatatttcttaggCACAAAATAACATGTGAATATgatcaaaaagttaaaaaattagtTTTTTACAATTCTAGATttaataaaaagacaaaaaaatatatatcacgAGCTTTTCATAGGGTAAGCTGCTCCAAAAAAAGAGTCTTTAATTTAggcttaaaatgttaaaaatcgTCTTCCTCCCGTATTTCACTCGGcagtttgttccaaagtgatAGTGTAGCAGCAGTGAAAGCCCTGTCACCGAGTGTTTTCATAGTTTTCGTGGAAGGAGATCCTAACAAAAGTTTAGAATTAGACCGGAGTCCATATACTCAGGTGCATGACCATGTATGGCCTTGAACgttattattaaaatcttaCAATCAATTCTGCGGATCCACCCGCTATCGCCTTGTGGATCCACAGcgactttgacaatgttatgacaaagttcatgatcaataacaggacagacgcatgaaaaactgacatcaatttgttaatttactTCATTTTTAAGTCACCTTTATTATGATTAGCTGAGAAAACGGCGCCAAAAAAAGCAATCCCGAAAGGACATCAGTGTAGGACGCTAATGGCTTATATTAGTTTACTAACACAGAAATACGCCATCTCTTGCCAGGGTTCAAGTGAATACCTCATAATGGCATCCTTGTCCAAAATCTTTGCGGCTACTGTAACGTATCCTTATCAAGTGGTTAGATCAAGACTTCAGGTAATTATATCACCTGCTTTTACTGCTATTCCCGTATTTACATGTAGTAGCCTATAACGCTTGCTCTCCATTTTTTCGTGTCAGTGTGAGTGTTGCAAGAAGGTGC
It includes:
- the LOC138033368 gene encoding uncharacterized protein codes for the protein MTSQSLNQDQPKGEDVFEHCWILSTFFDRLSDDYCFFVLLEVMSEAGDSKNDYSHEQVDEVGERSNDSSPGDIHQEVKNPVNDSEDIESPQDKPRNDESDIVDYDSQLDLNIDTKGPKINGKVAGVVNKLCLQRISQYQSKAMVKRHSTPQNVNLKLPKCEPSTWNEIPGNTLVNDTKFQSTQALLIASVNCQLEVAETLLKTKSAKQVITTCLDGITLAMASNYELNLRRRDAMRPQFKSEFTKGLCSSTNPADEFLFGGDTAEIAKR